Proteins found in one Bacillus subtilis subsp. subtilis str. 168 genomic segment:
- the galK gene encoding galactokinase (Evidence 1a: Function from experimental evidences in the studied strain; PubMedId: 2104611, 9555917; Product type e: enzyme), with translation MREELKGIFASVFGEKEGLRFFFAPGRVNLIGEHTDYNGGHVFPCALTMGTYAAVAERNDGLVRMYSDNFRNAGIKECSLDDIRYQKEDDWANYPKGVIYEFQQRGYAVPHGFDIVFSGNIPNGAGLSSSASIELLMGVVLQSYFHPEVDALELVKMAQHAENHFIGVNCGIMDQFAIGMGKKHHAMLLNCDTLDYEYSKLNVSGLALVIANTNKKRTLADSSYNTRRQECNDALLDLKKGLDIAALGDIKPSDFDAHSSLIQNETNRRRAKHAVYENHRAIKTAHMFKENNIDEIGQLMKESHLSLKDDYEVTCPELDELVFAAWDHEGVIGSRMTGAGFGGCTISIVKDEFVDDFIQKVGDRYQEKTGLRADFYVADIGEGARELKGE, from the coding sequence ATGCGGGAAGAGCTAAAGGGGATATTTGCAAGTGTATTCGGAGAAAAAGAGGGGTTACGGTTTTTTTTCGCACCTGGAAGAGTGAATCTGATTGGAGAACATACAGACTATAACGGCGGGCATGTCTTTCCGTGCGCGCTGACAATGGGTACATATGCTGCTGTTGCAGAAAGAAACGACGGGCTTGTCCGGATGTATTCAGATAACTTTAGAAACGCAGGCATCAAGGAATGCAGCCTTGACGACATTCGCTATCAAAAAGAAGACGACTGGGCGAACTACCCAAAAGGCGTGATTTATGAATTTCAACAGAGGGGATATGCAGTTCCCCATGGCTTTGACATTGTATTTTCAGGGAATATTCCAAACGGGGCGGGACTGTCGTCTTCCGCTTCTATTGAACTGCTGATGGGGGTCGTGCTCCAAAGTTATTTTCATCCTGAAGTAGATGCGCTTGAGCTTGTGAAAATGGCGCAGCATGCGGAAAACCATTTTATCGGCGTCAATTGCGGAATTATGGACCAATTTGCAATTGGAATGGGGAAAAAACATCATGCGATGCTGCTGAACTGTGACACGCTTGACTATGAATATAGCAAACTCAATGTCTCAGGCCTCGCGCTGGTCATCGCGAACACGAACAAAAAAAGGACATTGGCTGACTCCAGCTATAATACGAGACGCCAAGAATGCAATGATGCATTGCTTGATCTGAAAAAAGGCCTCGATATTGCCGCACTGGGCGACATCAAGCCTTCTGATTTCGATGCGCATTCCAGCCTGATCCAAAATGAAACGAACAGACGCCGGGCAAAGCACGCTGTATACGAAAATCATCGTGCTATTAAGACGGCCCATATGTTCAAAGAGAACAATATAGATGAAATCGGGCAGTTAATGAAGGAATCCCACCTTTCATTGAAGGATGACTATGAAGTAACATGCCCTGAACTTGATGAGCTTGTGTTTGCGGCATGGGATCACGAAGGTGTAATTGGATCAAGAATGACGGGAGCAGGCTTTGGCGGCTGCACCATCAGCATTGTAAAAGATGAGTTCGTTGATGATTTTATTCAGAAGGTTGGAGACAGATATCAAGAAAAAACAGGGCTCCGAGCGGACTTTTATGTCGCGGATATCGGAGAGGGAGCGAGAGAACTAAAGGGGGAGTGA
- the ywcD gene encoding putative cell wall glycosylation protein (Evidence 3: Putative function from multiple computational evidences; PubMedId: 9882654, 15849754, 16850406, 18192405; Product type m: membrane component), with translation MYIIMGVFTTIVNIASFYILVEIMNVDYKAATVAAWILSVLFAYITNKLYVFQQKTHDLQSLLKELTAFFSVRVLSLGIDLGMMIILVGQFNTNETLAKILDNAVIVVVNYVASKWLVFKKTKEEGV, from the coding sequence ATGTATATCATTATGGGGGTTTTCACAACCATTGTGAATATCGCCAGCTTTTATATATTGGTAGAGATCATGAATGTGGATTACAAAGCCGCCACTGTTGCCGCTTGGATTTTGTCCGTGCTGTTTGCTTACATAACAAATAAATTATATGTGTTTCAGCAAAAAACACATGATCTGCAGAGCCTGCTGAAAGAGCTCACTGCTTTTTTCAGCGTTCGGGTCCTGTCTCTCGGCATAGATTTAGGCATGATGATCATTCTTGTCGGCCAGTTCAATACAAATGAAACCTTGGCCAAAATACTCGACAACGCGGTCATTGTTGTCGTCAACTATGTTGCGAGCAAATGGCTCGTCTTTAAAAAAACAAAAGAAGAAGGGGTATGA
- the slrC gene encoding transcriptional regulator of slrA (biofilm formation) (Evidence 1a: Function from experimental evidences in the studied strain; PubMedId: 18647168; Product type r: regulator), whose amino-acid sequence MKKNKFQIKREATFESFIDAGVNLLIDRAYDPVSVEDISRAAGYSKGAFYVHFVSKDDFLLYLLEKRQMKKKIIIGYLDQMERESVKSLTLDEAAKHAAELLYSYYINKPSWDITSFAMNMPTYKVLKKCKAYVRLYELWVEENVLYIKWLKERKLIDACIDPEYTAKIICAVLDGIIKQSYVLGQPATFRSFLDALSVFFTLDREHERPRILKSFSESEEHQ is encoded by the coding sequence ATGAAAAAAAACAAATTTCAAATTAAAAGAGAAGCAACATTTGAAAGTTTTATAGACGCTGGCGTGAATTTGTTGATTGACCGAGCGTATGATCCGGTTTCTGTAGAAGATATCAGCAGAGCCGCCGGGTACAGCAAAGGAGCATTTTATGTTCATTTTGTCAGCAAGGACGATTTTCTGCTGTACCTTCTCGAAAAACGTCAGATGAAAAAAAAGATCATTATAGGGTATCTTGATCAAATGGAGCGGGAGTCAGTGAAATCGCTGACATTGGACGAGGCTGCAAAACACGCTGCAGAACTGCTTTATTCCTATTACATAAATAAGCCGTCGTGGGACATCACCTCGTTTGCCATGAACATGCCGACATATAAAGTCTTAAAGAAATGCAAGGCCTATGTCCGGCTGTACGAATTGTGGGTGGAAGAAAATGTGTTATATATTAAGTGGCTGAAGGAGAGAAAGCTGATTGACGCCTGTATTGATCCTGAATATACGGCTAAAATAATATGTGCAGTCCTCGACGGAATCATCAAACAATCATATGTATTGGGCCAGCCAGCCACCTTCCGCAGCTTTTTAGACGCACTCTCGGTATTTTTTACTTTAGACAGAGAGCACGAGAGGCCAAGAATTTTGAAAAGTTTTTCAGAAAGCGAGGAACATCAGTGA
- the slrA gene encoding anti-repressor of SlrR (Evidence 1a: Function from experimental evidences in the studied strain; PubMedId: 18647168, 26857544; Product type r: regulator): MKTHVKKDLDKGWHMLIQEARSIGLGIHDVRQFLESETASRKKNHKKTVRQD; the protein is encoded by the coding sequence ATGAAAACTCATGTTAAAAAAGATTTGGACAAAGGTTGGCATATGTTAATTCAAGAAGCTAGATCCATTGGATTAGGCATTCATGATGTGAGGCAGTTTTTAGAATCTGAGACAGCATCAAGAAAGAAAAACCACAAAAAAACCGTCCGGCAAGACTAG
- the vbfB gene encoding subunit of acetate transporter as a volatile signal for biofilm formation (Evidence 1a: Function from experimental evidences in the studied strain; PubMedId: 26060272, 28357266; Product type t: transporter) has protein sequence MYKADYKQIAATPSFQAFLKQKRAFIVPSAIFFFVFYFSLPVLTSYFTFLNAPAIGAVSWAWLFAIAQFAMTWILSTVYSRRAAHFDKYVSALKEDLKGEQT, from the coding sequence ATGTACAAAGCTGATTATAAACAGATTGCTGCAACGCCGTCTTTTCAAGCTTTTTTAAAGCAGAAACGCGCTTTTATTGTTCCTTCTGCGATTTTCTTTTTTGTTTTTTATTTTTCACTCCCTGTTTTGACATCTTATTTCACCTTTTTGAATGCACCGGCCATTGGAGCTGTTTCATGGGCTTGGCTGTTCGCCATCGCCCAATTCGCTATGACCTGGATACTGAGTACTGTGTATTCCCGGAGAGCCGCCCATTTCGATAAGTATGTAAGCGCTTTAAAAGAGGATCTGAAGGGTGAACAGACATGA
- the vbfA gene encoding acetate Na+-dependent symporter subunit involved in volatile signal for biofilm formation (Evidence 1a: Function from experimental evidences in the studied strain; PubMedId: 15849754, 16850406, 26060272, 28357266; Product type t: transporter), translating into MNMTAFLLFLAIVGLTLIITYFAAKRTKTTSEFYTAGGGLTGVQNGLAIAGDYMSAASFLGIAGMIALYGFDGFFYSIGFLVAYLVVLYIVAEPLRNLGKYTMADMIAARFKEKKIRGVAALNTIAISTFYMIAQLVGAGALIKLLLGLDYTAAVLIVGVLMTIYVVFGGMIATSWVQIIKAVLLMAGTLVISIIVFSKFGFSLNTMFEQMKTATPLGADFLNPGNKYKVPLETLSLNLALVLGTAGLPHILIRFYTVKDAKTARTSVVSATWIIGVFYIMTVFLGFGAAAFVGFDAITAADQAGNMAAPLLAKALGGDFLFAFVSAIAFATILAVVTGLVLSAASAFAHDIYSQIIRKGEATEKEQMKAARWASVAVSVLSILLAIFAQSLNVAFLVALAFAVAASANLPLIVFTVFWKRFNASGALWGSLTGLISALVLVSMSPSVWDPAGGAIFTGDPLIPLSNPGIISIPLGFLGAWLGTVLSSDKTIDEDTFAEIQVKAHTGVHMEQE; encoded by the coding sequence ATGAATATGACTGCTTTTTTATTATTTTTGGCGATTGTTGGCCTGACGCTTATTATCACGTATTTTGCCGCGAAGCGGACGAAAACGACGAGTGAGTTTTATACGGCGGGCGGCGGGCTCACCGGCGTTCAGAATGGACTGGCAATTGCCGGTGACTACATGTCTGCCGCCTCGTTTCTCGGGATTGCCGGAATGATTGCGTTATATGGATTTGATGGCTTCTTTTACAGCATCGGTTTTCTGGTGGCTTATCTCGTTGTCTTGTACATCGTGGCGGAGCCGCTTCGGAATCTTGGAAAGTACACGATGGCAGACATGATTGCCGCTCGCTTTAAAGAAAAGAAAATCCGCGGTGTCGCGGCTCTCAATACCATTGCCATCTCTACTTTTTATATGATCGCCCAGCTCGTGGGGGCGGGCGCGCTGATCAAACTGCTTCTAGGGCTGGATTATACCGCGGCTGTCCTCATCGTCGGAGTGCTGATGACCATTTATGTCGTGTTTGGCGGCATGATCGCGACAAGCTGGGTTCAAATTATTAAAGCTGTTTTGCTGATGGCCGGCACACTCGTGATTTCGATTATCGTGTTTTCGAAATTCGGCTTTAGCCTTAATACCATGTTTGAACAGATGAAAACGGCTACTCCGCTTGGCGCTGATTTTTTGAACCCCGGAAATAAATACAAGGTGCCGCTTGAGACCTTGTCGTTAAACTTGGCACTCGTGCTGGGAACCGCCGGGCTTCCGCATATATTGATCCGGTTTTATACCGTTAAGGATGCCAAGACGGCCCGTACATCCGTTGTGTCAGCGACATGGATTATCGGTGTGTTTTACATTATGACGGTATTTCTCGGCTTTGGTGCCGCGGCATTTGTCGGTTTTGACGCGATTACGGCGGCTGATCAAGCGGGAAATATGGCGGCTCCGCTTTTAGCAAAAGCGCTCGGAGGAGACTTTCTGTTCGCGTTTGTATCAGCCATCGCCTTTGCCACCATTTTGGCTGTCGTGACAGGGTTGGTGCTGTCTGCCGCCTCAGCATTTGCCCATGATATTTACAGCCAGATCATCAGAAAGGGAGAAGCAACTGAAAAAGAACAAATGAAAGCGGCCAGATGGGCTTCTGTCGCCGTGTCAGTGCTCTCGATTCTCCTTGCGATTTTTGCACAATCCTTAAATGTGGCGTTCCTTGTTGCACTCGCGTTTGCGGTAGCCGCCAGCGCAAACCTTCCGCTGATTGTGTTTACAGTCTTCTGGAAACGATTCAATGCCTCAGGCGCTTTATGGGGCAGCCTGACAGGCCTGATCAGCGCGCTTGTGCTGGTATCGATGAGCCCTAGTGTGTGGGACCCGGCCGGAGGTGCTATTTTTACCGGTGATCCGCTCATTCCGCTATCTAATCCAGGAATTATTTCCATCCCGCTCGGCTTTCTCGGCGCGTGGCTCGGAACGGTGCTGTCGTCTGATAAAACAATTGATGAAGATACGTTTGCAGAAATTCAGGTGAAGGCGCATACTGGCGTCCATATGGAACAGGAATAA
- the ywbO gene encoding putative sulfur oxido-reductase (Evidence 3: Putative function from multiple computational evidences; Product type e: enzyme) translates to MTVHIKVYSDYVCPFCFVGKAAFEEAIKGKDVEVEWMPFELRPSPSPQLDPVNDPSKQYMWQTSIQPMAEKLGVEINFPNVSPHPYTDLAFEGFHFAKEYNKGHEYNTRVFQAFFQEDQNIGDIDILTKLAEEVGLDGASFKSALETRTYQDVQRQALKHAYEEADITAVPTFIIGDTVIPGAAGKDVFEKAISDEQKKK, encoded by the coding sequence ATGACAGTACACATTAAAGTTTATTCAGATTACGTCTGCCCATTTTGTTTTGTTGGAAAAGCCGCTTTTGAAGAAGCGATAAAAGGAAAGGATGTTGAAGTCGAGTGGATGCCGTTTGAACTGCGCCCAAGCCCATCTCCTCAGCTTGATCCGGTCAATGATCCTTCTAAACAGTACATGTGGCAGACATCAATTCAGCCAATGGCGGAGAAATTAGGAGTCGAGATCAATTTTCCAAACGTCTCGCCCCATCCGTATACAGACCTCGCGTTTGAAGGCTTCCATTTTGCGAAGGAATACAATAAAGGACATGAATACAACACCCGTGTCTTTCAGGCATTTTTCCAGGAGGACCAAAATATCGGCGATATTGACATCTTGACGAAGCTCGCCGAGGAAGTGGGATTAGACGGTGCATCATTCAAATCAGCACTGGAAACAAGAACATATCAGGACGTGCAGCGCCAAGCCTTGAAGCACGCCTATGAAGAGGCTGACATCACAGCCGTTCCAACCTTTATTATCGGTGACACTGTAATTCCGGGTGCTGCCGGCAAGGATGTATTTGAAAAAGCGATTTCTGACGAGCAGAAGAAAAAGTAA
- the efeB gene encoding peroxidase converting ferric iron into ferrous iron (Evidence 1a: Function from experimental evidences in the studied strain; PubMedId: 12354229, 15554971, 16672620, 16987175, 18931290, 19383693, 21479178, 23764491, 24620988, 27795321; Product type e: enzyme), protein MSDEQKKPEQIHRRDILKWGAMAGAAVAIGASGLGGLAPLVQTAAKPSKKDEKEEEQIVPFYGKHQAGITTAHQTYVYFAALDVTAKDKSDIITLFRNWTSLTQMLTSGKKMSAEQRNQYLPPQDTGESADLSPSNLTVTFGFGPGFFEKDGKDRFGLKSKKPKHLAALPAMPNDNLDEKQGGGDICIQVCADDEQVAFHALRNLLNQAVGTCEVRFVNKGFLSGGKNGETPRNLFGFKDGTGNQSTKDDTLMNSIVWIQSGEPDWMTGGTYMAFRKIKMFLEVWDRSSLKDQEDTFGRRKSSGAPFGQKKETDPVKLNQIPSNSHVSLAKSTGKQILRRAFSYTEGLDPKTGYMDAGLLFISFQKNPDNQFIPMLKALSAKDALNEYTQTIGSALYACPGGCKKGEYIAQRLLES, encoded by the coding sequence ATGAGCGATGAACAGAAAAAGCCAGAACAAATTCACAGACGGGACATTTTAAAATGGGGAGCGATGGCGGGGGCAGCCGTTGCGATCGGTGCCAGCGGTCTCGGCGGTCTCGCTCCGCTTGTTCAGACTGCGGCTAAGCCATCGAAAAAGGATGAAAAAGAGGAGGAGCAGATTGTTCCGTTTTACGGAAAGCATCAGGCCGGAATCACAACTGCCCATCAGACGTATGTCTATTTTGCTGCACTGGATGTAACAGCAAAAGACAAAAGCGACATCATTACGTTATTTAGAAACTGGACAAGTCTCACACAGATGCTGACGTCTGGCAAGAAAATGTCAGCGGAGCAGAGAAATCAGTATCTGCCGCCGCAGGATACAGGTGAGTCTGCTGATTTATCCCCTTCCAACTTAACGGTCACATTCGGATTCGGGCCTGGCTTTTTTGAAAAAGACGGAAAGGACCGCTTCGGACTGAAAAGCAAAAAACCGAAGCACCTAGCCGCTCTTCCAGCGATGCCCAATGACAACCTGGATGAAAAGCAGGGAGGCGGGGACATCTGCATTCAAGTGTGTGCAGACGACGAGCAAGTGGCGTTTCACGCGCTGCGTAACCTGCTAAATCAAGCGGTCGGCACTTGTGAGGTCCGTTTTGTGAACAAAGGCTTTTTAAGCGGTGGAAAAAATGGTGAAACACCGCGCAACCTCTTCGGGTTTAAAGATGGAACAGGCAACCAGAGCACGAAGGATGACACGTTGATGAACTCGATCGTGTGGATTCAGTCTGGTGAGCCTGACTGGATGACGGGCGGCACCTATATGGCTTTTCGGAAAATCAAAATGTTCCTTGAGGTATGGGACCGCTCTTCCCTCAAGGACCAAGAGGATACCTTCGGCCGCAGAAAAAGCTCGGGGGCGCCTTTTGGGCAGAAAAAGGAAACAGATCCCGTGAAGCTGAATCAAATTCCGTCTAATTCACACGTCAGTCTAGCGAAATCTACTGGGAAACAAATTTTGCGAAGAGCTTTCTCTTACACAGAAGGACTTGATCCGAAAACCGGCTATATGGATGCAGGTCTCCTGTTTATCAGTTTTCAAAAAAATCCCGACAATCAGTTTATCCCGATGCTGAAGGCTCTTTCAGCAAAGGATGCGTTAAACGAATATACACAAACAATCGGTTCTGCTTTATACGCATGCCCAGGCGGCTGCAAAAAAGGAGAATATATTGCCCAGCGTTTGCTGGAATCATAA
- the efeM gene encoding lipoprotein binding ferrous or ferric iron for transport (Evidence 1a: Function from experimental evidences in the studied strain; PubMedId: 12354229, 15849754, 16672620, 16850406, 16987175, 23764491, 27795321; Product type t: transporter), which yields MNFTKIAVSAGCILALCAGCGANDTSSTKEKASSEKSGVTKEITASVNKMETIISKLNDSVEKGDQKEIEKKGKELNSYWLSFENDIRSDYPFEYTEIEKHLQPIYTEAQKDKPDAGKIKTESESLKASLEDLTEAKKSGKKASDQLAKAADEYKGYVKEQSDQLVKATEAFTGAVKSGDIEKSKTLYAKARVYYERIEPIAESLGDLDPKIDARENDVEEGDKWTGFHKLEKAIWKDQDISGEKATADQLLKDVKELDGSIQSLKLTPEQIVAGAMELLNEAGISKITGEEERYSRIDLVDLMANVEGSEAVYQTVKSALVKDHSDLTEKLDTEFSEFEVLMAKYKTNDQSYTSYDKLSEKQIRELSTKLTTLSETMSKIANVL from the coding sequence ATGAATTTCACAAAAATCGCTGTATCAGCCGGATGCATCCTTGCGCTGTGCGCAGGCTGCGGAGCCAATGACACATCTTCAACCAAAGAAAAAGCTTCATCTGAAAAAAGCGGGGTCACTAAAGAAATCACCGCATCCGTAAATAAAATGGAAACCATCATTTCTAAGCTGAATGACTCAGTGGAAAAAGGAGACCAAAAAGAGATTGAAAAGAAGGGGAAAGAGTTAAACAGCTACTGGCTTTCCTTTGAAAACGATATTCGCAGCGACTATCCATTCGAATATACAGAAATCGAAAAGCATCTTCAGCCAATCTACACAGAAGCGCAAAAAGACAAACCGGATGCAGGAAAAATCAAGACAGAATCCGAGTCATTGAAAGCATCCTTAGAAGACCTGACAGAAGCGAAGAAGAGCGGCAAAAAGGCTAGCGATCAGCTGGCAAAAGCAGCGGATGAGTATAAAGGCTATGTCAAAGAGCAGAGTGACCAGCTTGTCAAAGCGACTGAAGCATTTACGGGTGCTGTGAAATCCGGCGATATCGAAAAGTCCAAAACGTTATATGCGAAAGCGCGTGTTTATTACGAGCGAATCGAACCGATCGCTGAAAGCCTCGGAGATCTTGATCCGAAAATTGACGCACGAGAAAACGATGTTGAAGAAGGAGACAAATGGACAGGCTTCCATAAGCTTGAGAAGGCCATTTGGAAGGATCAAGATATTTCCGGGGAAAAGGCAACAGCTGACCAGCTTCTCAAGGATGTAAAAGAGCTTGACGGTTCAATTCAATCACTGAAATTAACACCTGAACAAATTGTTGCAGGCGCGATGGAGCTTCTGAACGAAGCCGGAATTTCGAAAATCACGGGAGAAGAAGAGCGCTACTCACGAATTGATTTAGTTGACCTTATGGCAAATGTGGAAGGCTCCGAAGCCGTTTATCAAACAGTGAAAAGCGCGCTTGTAAAAGATCACTCCGACTTGACGGAAAAACTGGATACGGAGTTCAGCGAATTTGAAGTTTTAATGGCAAAATACAAAACAAATGATCAGTCCTATACGTCTTATGATAAATTAAGTGAAAAGCAAATCAGAGAGCTGAGCACTAAGCTGACGACTCTTTCTGAAACCATGTCGAAGATTGCGAATGTGCTATAA
- the efeU gene encoding ferrous ion permease (Evidence 1a: Function from experimental evidences in the studied strain; PubMedId: 12354229, 15849754, 16672620, 16850406, 16987175, 23764491, 27795321; Product type t: transporter) produces MARGLALILFSLLMVFGSAAHAEDDPIAALIQLNKQMIKSVKDGDMDSAQQTFDTFKAKWKKEEPSIKKENLSSHSEMDANIAMISLSFINQDARKLKTQLEELASHLETYQQAVVLKKTSSGQSRASLTAYIQSLKDTKQFIEKKQLDEASSAIDNLVTSWLAVEGDVVSQSKEAYTTSEENLALMKAEIGSHPEKVSKQIDEMIQLLEPIASSSYSWWDAALIPVREGMEALLVIGALLTMTKKARVTRSSTWIWGGASAGMAVSLAAGIGVTVLFSSSVFGENNFLLGGVTGVLSAVMLLYVGVWLHRNASMDKWREKINIQKSQALKKRSLLSFALIAFLAVVREGLETVIFFIGLVGKLPLTELIGGTAAGLIVLVIVGVLMIKLGMRIPLKPFFLLSMAVVLYMCVKFLGTGVHSLQLAGILPSDAESWLPSVSVLGIYPSVYSTIPQMLILLFLLIALVSEAAKHFTNGKELTK; encoded by the coding sequence ATGGCTCGGGGGCTGGCACTTATTCTATTCAGCTTGTTGATGGTTTTCGGTTCTGCGGCACATGCGGAAGATGATCCGATCGCCGCATTAATTCAATTAAACAAGCAAATGATCAAATCCGTAAAAGACGGGGATATGGATTCGGCACAACAAACGTTTGACACCTTCAAGGCGAAGTGGAAAAAAGAAGAACCTTCTATTAAGAAAGAAAACCTTTCTTCTCACAGTGAAATGGACGCGAATATCGCGATGATTTCTCTTTCTTTTATCAATCAAGACGCACGTAAGCTCAAAACACAGCTTGAAGAGCTTGCGTCTCATTTAGAAACCTATCAGCAGGCTGTCGTGCTGAAAAAGACATCCTCAGGTCAATCAAGGGCGTCCTTAACAGCCTATATACAAAGCTTGAAAGACACAAAACAGTTCATAGAAAAAAAACAATTGGATGAAGCGTCATCCGCAATCGACAATTTAGTTACATCCTGGCTCGCTGTTGAGGGAGATGTCGTGTCCCAATCGAAAGAAGCCTATACGACATCGGAGGAAAATCTGGCGCTGATGAAGGCGGAGATCGGCAGCCATCCTGAAAAGGTATCAAAGCAAATTGACGAAATGATTCAATTGCTCGAGCCGATCGCTTCAAGCAGCTACAGCTGGTGGGATGCGGCGCTGATCCCGGTTCGTGAAGGAATGGAGGCCCTCCTTGTCATCGGAGCGCTATTAACCATGACAAAAAAAGCGCGGGTTACGCGTTCCTCGACATGGATCTGGGGCGGGGCGTCCGCCGGCATGGCTGTTTCCTTAGCAGCCGGCATCGGTGTCACGGTTCTGTTCTCCTCCAGTGTATTCGGAGAAAACAATTTCTTGCTTGGCGGCGTTACCGGCGTACTGTCCGCTGTCATGCTTTTGTATGTCGGGGTGTGGCTGCACAGAAACGCCTCAATGGATAAATGGAGAGAAAAAATCAATATCCAGAAGTCACAGGCACTAAAAAAACGAAGCCTGCTTTCCTTTGCGCTCATTGCATTTCTGGCAGTTGTAAGAGAAGGTCTCGAAACGGTCATCTTTTTCATCGGGCTTGTCGGGAAGCTCCCGCTCACTGAACTGATCGGCGGAACTGCCGCAGGGCTTATCGTTCTCGTCATCGTCGGTGTTCTGATGATCAAGCTCGGAATGCGCATTCCATTGAAGCCGTTTTTTCTTCTATCAATGGCGGTTGTCCTGTATATGTGCGTGAAATTTCTCGGAACCGGCGTTCACAGCCTTCAACTGGCGGGCATTCTTCCGTCTGATGCAGAAAGCTGGCTGCCGTCTGTATCGGTGCTAGGAATTTATCCGTCTGTGTACAGCACGATTCCGCAAATGTTGATTTTACTCTTTTTACTGATTGCGCTTGTTTCAGAAGCGGCAAAACATTTTACAAACGGAAAGGAACTGACAAAATGA